A region from the Populus trichocarpa isolate Nisqually-1 chromosome 18, P.trichocarpa_v4.1, whole genome shotgun sequence genome encodes:
- the LOC7458373 gene encoding uncharacterized protein LOC7458373, translated as MTEFSIANRRYGYLHERKWPSEAIDMHHVMVRKSNGKGFFVFFSALIVLANASYLLLVKNKSISVLLWSFFLSVFLVKLMFWKRVMKESVMVMPTFGVQLETHYLSGRIVRRFVPIDKILKPVLLECVSPITCYWSLSLLLRGEAELMLVFKELRPPVKMLIPIWKALCCASGIKEGSDTLKDVS; from the exons atgaccGAGTTTTCGATTGCTAATCGGAGATATGGTTACCTACATGAACGGAAGTGGCCTTCGGAAGCAATTGATATGCACCATGTTATGGTGAGGAAGAGTAATGGAAAGGGTTTCTTCGTGTTTTTTTCAGCTCTCATCGTTCTCGCAAATGCTTCATATCTCCTCCTAGTCAAG AATAAATCAATCAGCGTTCTTTTGTGGAGCTTTTTTTTGAGTGTTTTCCTCGTCAAACTAATGTTTTGGAAGCGTGTCATGAAAG AGTCTGTCATGGTTATGCCAACTTTTGGAGTTCAACTTGAAACACACTATTTGAg TGGAAGAATTGTCCGTCGCTTTGTTCCTATTGACAAGATTTTGAAACCTGTGTTGCTGGAATGTGTGTCGCCAATTACTTGTTACTGGAGCTTGTCTCTGCTTCTGCGTGGAGAAGCAGAACTAATGTTGGTTTTTAAG GAATTACGACCTCCTGTGAAGATGTTGATCCCTATCTGGAAGGCCTTGTGTTGTGCTTCTGGCATTAAAGAAGGCTCAGACACCTTGAAGGATGTCAGCTAA